A window of the Synechococcus sp. M16.1 genome harbors these coding sequences:
- a CDS encoding TldD/PmbA family protein, translating to MTNAFSNQWQGLLESLLHRGSSAGADLVEVFLERTDHIGLLAEQDRITSVNPSFARGAGLRVFRDGRDGFVSTNDLSEAGLQRALDQALAMLGLEAQHLTSPSAFEGLKKLTDHGLNKADWLERCPSLDQASQCLLKGTDHLNRLGQHLQVRRGSYARDWQEVLVAASDGTFARDIRLHQSTGLSVLAADGDHRSSIGRRYGSSDRPDDLRDWDAEASAAEVCNSAGTMLRADYVDAGQMPAVLANRFGGVIFHEACGHLLETTQIERGTTPFADRVGELIAHPAVTAIDEGLSGGSFGSISMDDEGMEPERTVLIKDGVLQRFISDRAGELRTGHKRTGSGRRQSHAFAAASRMRNTFIDAGPHTPEQLIESVDQGLYCKAMGGGSVGPTGQFNFSVEEGYLIENGKLTKPVKGATLIGDAKEVMPRISMCANDLELAAGFCGSVSGSVFVTVGQPHIKVDSITVGGR from the coding sequence TTGACCAACGCCTTTTCGAATCAGTGGCAAGGACTCTTGGAGTCCTTGCTGCACCGTGGCAGCTCCGCAGGAGCCGACCTGGTGGAGGTGTTTCTTGAGCGCACCGACCACATCGGTTTGCTTGCCGAACAAGATCGGATCACCAGTGTGAATCCGTCGTTCGCCCGTGGAGCTGGCCTGAGGGTGTTCCGTGATGGCCGTGATGGCTTCGTCAGCACCAACGATCTCAGCGAAGCCGGCCTCCAGCGCGCCCTCGATCAGGCCCTCGCCATGCTCGGTCTCGAGGCGCAACATCTCACGTCCCCTTCAGCTTTTGAAGGGTTGAAGAAGCTGACCGACCACGGCTTGAACAAAGCCGACTGGTTGGAACGCTGCCCCTCCCTGGATCAGGCCAGCCAGTGCCTGCTCAAAGGCACAGACCATCTCAATCGTCTTGGTCAGCACTTGCAGGTGCGCCGTGGCAGTTACGCCCGCGACTGGCAGGAAGTGCTGGTGGCTGCATCCGATGGCACTTTTGCCCGCGACATCCGCCTGCATCAGTCGACCGGTCTCTCCGTTCTTGCCGCCGACGGCGATCACCGATCCAGCATTGGCCGCCGCTATGGCAGTTCCGATCGTCCGGACGATCTTCGCGACTGGGATGCCGAAGCCAGTGCAGCTGAAGTGTGCAACAGCGCTGGAACGATGTTGCGGGCCGACTACGTGGATGCCGGACAGATGCCGGCTGTTCTCGCCAACCGGTTTGGTGGCGTGATTTTCCACGAGGCCTGTGGTCACCTGCTCGAAACAACCCAGATTGAACGAGGCACCACGCCCTTCGCGGATCGGGTTGGTGAACTGATCGCTCACCCTGCAGTCACCGCCATCGATGAAGGGCTGAGTGGTGGATCCTTCGGTTCCATCTCGATGGATGACGAAGGGATGGAACCTGAGCGCACCGTGCTGATCAAAGACGGGGTGCTCCAACGCTTCATCAGTGACCGGGCCGGTGAACTGCGCACGGGCCACAAACGCACCGGAAGCGGCCGGCGTCAGAGCCATGCCTTTGCAGCTGCGAGCCGGATGCGAAACACCTTCATCGACGCCGGTCCGCATACCCCTGAACAGTTGATTGAATCCGTCGATCAAGGCCTGTACTGCAAGGCCATGGGTGGGGGAAGCGTCGGCCCGACAGGTCAGTTCAATTTCTCCGTAGAAGAGGGGTATCTGATTGAGAACGGCAAACTCACCAAACCGGTGAAAGGGGCGACGTTGATCGGTGATGCCAAGGAGGTGATGCCACGCATTTCGATGTGCGCCAACGATCTGGAACTGGCTGCCGGGTTCTGCGGATCCGTGAGTGGAAGTGTTTTCGTCACAGTGGGCCAACCCCACATCAAAGTTGATTCGATCACGGTGGGGGGCCGTTGA
- the acsF gene encoding magnesium-protoporphyrin IX monomethyl ester (oxidative) cyclase, whose protein sequence is MVPPTAVAEGSAVAIKDPVKDTILTPRFYTTDFEAMAAMDLQPNEAELEAICEEFRKDYNRHHFVRNEEFEGAADKLDPETRKVFIEFLEQSCTSEFSGFLLYKELSRRIKAKNPLLAECFAHMARDEARHAGFLNKSMSDFGMQLDLGFLTANKDYTFFKPKFIFYATYLSEKIGYWRYIAIYRHLEKNPDSKIFPIFNFFENWCQDENRHGDFFDALMKAQPDTVRGPIAKLWCRFFLLAVFATMYVRDVARKEFYEALGLDARTYDKMVIEKTNETSARVFPVVLDVNNDKFWTRLERLVANNAALEKADASDSIAPLKVLRKLPFWIGNGAEMAKLFLMPAIDSDRFQPAVR, encoded by the coding sequence ATGGTCCCTCCCACCGCCGTGGCCGAAGGCAGCGCTGTAGCCATCAAGGATCCTGTCAAGGACACAATCCTGACCCCTCGCTTCTACACCACCGATTTCGAAGCGATGGCGGCAATGGACCTTCAGCCCAATGAGGCTGAACTTGAAGCCATCTGTGAAGAGTTCAGGAAGGATTACAACCGCCACCACTTCGTTCGTAACGAGGAGTTCGAGGGTGCTGCGGACAAGCTGGATCCTGAAACCCGCAAGGTGTTTATCGAATTCCTTGAGCAGAGCTGCACATCGGAATTTTCAGGATTCCTGCTCTACAAGGAACTGAGCCGCCGCATTAAGGCGAAGAACCCTCTTCTGGCCGAGTGCTTTGCTCACATGGCTCGGGATGAAGCTCGCCACGCCGGCTTCCTCAACAAGTCGATGAGTGATTTCGGCATGCAGCTGGATCTCGGCTTCCTGACCGCGAACAAGGACTACACGTTCTTCAAGCCGAAATTCATCTTCTACGCCACCTACCTGTCTGAAAAGATCGGCTACTGGCGTTACATCGCCATTTACCGCCACCTCGAAAAGAACCCCGACAGCAAGATCTTCCCGATCTTCAACTTCTTTGAGAACTGGTGTCAGGACGAAAACCGACATGGTGATTTCTTTGATGCCCTGATGAAGGCCCAACCGGACACGGTTCGTGGGCCCATCGCCAAACTCTGGTGCCGCTTCTTCCTGTTGGCGGTGTTCGCCACCATGTATGTGCGCGACGTGGCCCGCAAAGAGTTCTACGAGGCTCTCGGATTGGATGCTCGCACCTACGACAAGATGGTGATCGAGAAGACCAACGAAACGTCTGCGCGCGTTTTCCCCGTTGTTCTTGATGTGAACAACGACAAGTTCTGGACACGCCTCGAACGGCTGGTGGCCAACAACGCCGCATTGGAAAAGGCTGATGCAAGCGATTCCATCGCTCCTCTGAAAGTGCTTCGCAAGCTGCCCTTCTGGATCGGAAACGGTGCCGAGATGGCCAAGTTGTTCCTGATGCCAGCGATCGACAGCGATCGTTTCCAGCCAGCTGTGCGCTGA
- a CDS encoding DUF2996 domain-containing protein, with product MSETPVEKQSSGQEAPAKAAPKAKPPKPEDKPFPEFIDTLFLPAVAKQLAEHDITADRLERVDGQRPVVGGECPMVVGELPGGRRFWVCFSKADINSAKVIALADAGSEPTLLESFLIDEKRMSLALLVSRLLQRLNGQKWLGGN from the coding sequence GTGAGCGAAACCCCAGTCGAGAAGCAGTCTTCAGGTCAAGAGGCCCCTGCCAAAGCGGCGCCGAAAGCGAAGCCGCCCAAGCCGGAGGACAAGCCCTTCCCTGAATTCATCGACACACTGTTTTTGCCGGCCGTCGCCAAACAGTTGGCCGAACATGACATCACCGCTGATCGGCTCGAGCGAGTGGATGGGCAGCGTCCCGTCGTCGGTGGTGAATGTCCAATGGTGGTTGGTGAGCTTCCAGGGGGGCGCCGCTTCTGGGTCTGCTTCTCCAAGGCCGACATCAACAGCGCCAAAGTGATTGCCCTGGCTGATGCCGGCAGCGAGCCAACGCTGCTGGAGAGCTTTCTGATCGATGAGAAGCGGATGTCTTTGGCCCTTCTCGTTTCCCGTCTCTTGCAACGGCTCAACGGCCAAAAGTGGCTGGGAGGTAACTAA
- a CDS encoding flavin prenyltransferase UbiX encodes MHPYVLAVTGASAQPLAERALQLLLQRGRSVHLVLSHGAHEVFRAEQGLTIPVDPLKQRAFWRERLSVEDGELTCHRWNDQAACIASGSYRTRAMVIVPCSMGTVGRIHAGIAADLIERCADVHLKERRPLVIAPREMPFNLIHLRNLTGLAEAGATIAAPIPAWYTRPDSLEEMVDFLVVRLFDGLEEDLAPLKRWQGPLE; translated from the coding sequence ATGCATCCCTACGTTCTGGCAGTCACCGGTGCATCCGCTCAACCCCTGGCCGAGCGTGCCCTACAGCTGCTGCTGCAGCGCGGGCGCTCGGTGCATCTTGTGCTCAGCCATGGTGCCCATGAGGTGTTTCGTGCGGAACAGGGCCTGACGATTCCTGTTGATCCCCTGAAACAACGTGCGTTCTGGCGAGAGAGGCTGTCGGTGGAGGATGGCGAGCTCACCTGTCATCGCTGGAATGATCAGGCTGCCTGCATTGCCAGTGGCAGCTACAGAACCCGGGCGATGGTCATCGTTCCCTGCAGCATGGGAACCGTCGGGCGGATCCATGCCGGTATCGCCGCAGATCTGATCGAACGTTGTGCGGATGTGCATCTCAAGGAGCGTCGGCCCCTGGTGATTGCTCCCCGGGAGATGCCTTTCAACCTGATTCACCTCCGCAACCTCACCGGCCTCGCTGAAGCTGGAGCCACCATTGCCGCTCCCATTCCGGCCTGGTATACCCGGCCCGATTCCTTGGAGGAGATGGTGGACTTCCTGGTGGTGCGCCTGTTCGACGGCCTGGAGGAGGACCTTGCACCCCTGAAGCGCTGGCAGGGCCCCCTGGAATGA
- a CDS encoding RNB domain-containing ribonuclease — protein MKFTVADLLDQLSTEHFSEPDQLAKILKLSNKTDKAALELAVSSLMKIGVIEKTSEGGLTRPQESDLIDARLRCSSKGFCFAIRDDSGEDIYIRDHQLNHAWNGDRVLVRVTREGGRRRSPEGGVQCILERATQSLLAQVEQQSDQLLASPLDDRVLAGIELPAEDSKHLPGDEVSSVVEVRIDRYPVAQHPAAGHVVRSLPLNGGPAADRDLLLTKVGLQDRPTAPRSSGKTPASKGRIDLTAQPSLLLKGWSQDDAPGLPAVHVEARDGGCRLWVHAPSVGERIGLGNSLDACLRDRGEALCLGEVWQPLLTPALHKATSFSAGSEADAISVRLDVSANGEVSDWEFMLSTVRPVAEVSADQLVALAERKPKARSVPTALKPIKDQLGQLETLRFCSTLLLEQERANGVVQLDLCPPQLEALGDLCSADPCGLRHRWVDAFNPVDPHAFLQPLLRAADRAWTAQRLELQLPGITVEADEPDGSVLTDVAKTAIALDLPLELDDDGCPSASELVQVFKDSSQRRVLEQQLSHALPPLTLVASTEAPPAAADSDGDEVAASSRNSSLTPWTCATQHYAHLVNQQVIVALLTDAKDRPTVRHKTRLKLGLKGAGADLTWPLFTASQDEKLNGLVNERTVQRLNTRRRQVLELEKDLLSMIQARSAQPLIGEQVEGRISGVQSYGFFVEVGESRVEGLVHVSSLNDDWYEYRSRQNRLVGRKNRQTYQLGDAVQVRVINVDVLRNQIDLEVISQGSNGSTEPESSAPESSEPLPVALSER, from the coding sequence ATGAAATTTACGGTTGCCGATCTGCTGGATCAGCTCTCAACGGAGCACTTCTCTGAGCCCGACCAACTGGCCAAGATCCTCAAGCTCAGCAACAAGACGGATAAAGCGGCGCTTGAGCTTGCCGTTTCATCACTGATGAAAATCGGTGTGATCGAAAAGACCAGTGAGGGTGGTCTCACACGGCCCCAGGAGAGTGATCTGATTGATGCTCGCCTGCGTTGCAGCAGCAAAGGCTTCTGCTTCGCCATTCGCGATGACAGCGGCGAGGACATCTACATCCGTGACCATCAGCTGAACCACGCCTGGAATGGCGATCGTGTGCTGGTGCGGGTGACGCGGGAGGGCGGACGCCGCCGCTCTCCTGAAGGAGGTGTGCAATGCATCCTGGAACGGGCCACGCAATCTCTCCTGGCTCAGGTGGAGCAGCAGAGCGACCAGCTGCTCGCCTCCCCCTTGGACGACAGAGTGCTTGCCGGCATTGAGCTGCCAGCTGAAGATTCCAAGCATCTGCCCGGTGATGAGGTCTCCAGCGTTGTTGAGGTGCGCATCGATCGCTATCCCGTGGCTCAGCATCCTGCGGCCGGCCACGTTGTGCGATCTCTCCCGCTCAATGGCGGACCAGCAGCCGACCGGGACCTGCTGCTGACCAAGGTTGGTCTCCAGGACCGTCCAACGGCACCCAGGAGCTCTGGCAAAACCCCTGCGTCCAAAGGCCGGATCGATCTCACCGCACAACCGTCGCTGCTTCTCAAAGGATGGAGTCAGGACGATGCACCGGGGTTACCTGCCGTGCACGTTGAAGCGAGGGACGGCGGTTGTCGCCTCTGGGTCCATGCGCCAAGCGTGGGCGAGCGGATCGGTCTGGGCAACAGCCTCGATGCCTGCCTGCGCGACCGCGGTGAAGCCCTTTGCCTCGGTGAAGTCTGGCAACCTCTTCTCACTCCGGCCCTCCACAAGGCCACCAGCTTCTCGGCCGGGTCCGAGGCTGATGCCATCAGCGTTCGGCTCGACGTCTCTGCCAACGGTGAGGTGAGCGACTGGGAGTTCATGCTCAGCACAGTGCGCCCCGTCGCCGAGGTGAGCGCCGATCAGTTGGTCGCCCTGGCGGAACGCAAACCCAAGGCGCGCAGCGTCCCGACCGCCCTCAAGCCGATCAAAGACCAACTCGGTCAGCTGGAGACCCTGCGCTTCTGCAGCACGCTGTTGTTGGAGCAGGAGCGTGCCAACGGGGTTGTGCAACTCGATCTCTGCCCTCCACAGCTGGAGGCCCTTGGTGACCTCTGCAGCGCAGATCCCTGCGGGTTGCGGCATCGCTGGGTTGATGCGTTCAACCCGGTCGACCCCCATGCGTTCCTTCAGCCTCTGTTGAGGGCCGCCGACCGTGCGTGGACCGCACAACGACTCGAGCTCCAACTGCCGGGCATCACCGTTGAGGCGGATGAACCCGATGGCAGCGTGCTCACCGATGTGGCAAAGACAGCCATTGCCCTGGATCTTCCCCTTGAACTGGATGACGACGGCTGTCCATCAGCTTCGGAGCTGGTTCAGGTGTTCAAAGACAGCAGTCAGCGCCGTGTGCTGGAACAACAACTCAGTCACGCTCTGCCACCTCTCACCCTTGTGGCATCCACAGAGGCCCCCCCTGCGGCAGCAGATTCCGATGGGGACGAGGTTGCTGCGTCAAGCCGGAACAGCTCACTGACCCCATGGACCTGTGCCACCCAGCACTACGCCCACCTGGTGAACCAACAGGTGATCGTTGCGCTGCTGACCGATGCCAAGGATCGTCCAACCGTCCGTCACAAGACCCGTCTGAAGCTTGGCCTCAAGGGTGCCGGTGCTGATCTCACGTGGCCCCTGTTCACCGCATCCCAGGACGAGAAGTTGAACGGATTGGTGAACGAGCGCACCGTGCAGCGGCTCAACACGCGACGGCGTCAGGTGTTGGAACTGGAAAAGGATCTGCTTTCGATGATCCAGGCCCGTTCAGCCCAACCCCTGATCGGCGAACAGGTGGAAGGGCGCATCAGTGGTGTGCAGAGCTATGGCTTTTTCGTGGAAGTTGGTGAAAGTCGCGTTGAAGGGCTGGTGCATGTGAGCTCCCTCAACGATGACTGGTACGAATACAGATCACGCCAGAATCGCTTGGTCGGGCGCAAGAACCGTCAGACCTATCAACTTGGCGACGCCGTACAGGTGCGCGTGATCAATGTGGATGTTCTGCGCAACCAGATCGACCTTGAGGTCATCAGCCAGGGTTCCAATGGCTCCACGGAACCTGAATCCTCAGCGCCTGAATCCTCGGAGCCGCTGCCCGTTGCCCTCAGCGAGCGCTGA
- a CDS encoding TMEM165/GDT1 family protein, translated as MDFPLLISTFLTVFLAELGDKTQLATVAISGTSNRPLAVFLGSSSALVLASLLGAFAGGSVATVIPSDLLQLLASVGFLVIGGRLLVPLVRDGEANSDGDQTSES; from the coding sequence ATGGATTTTCCCCTTCTGATCTCCACGTTCTTGACCGTGTTCCTGGCCGAACTCGGTGACAAGACCCAACTCGCCACTGTTGCAATCAGTGGCACGTCCAATCGCCCCCTGGCCGTGTTTCTCGGCTCATCATCGGCGTTGGTTCTGGCCAGTTTGCTGGGGGCCTTCGCCGGTGGTTCCGTTGCAACCGTGATTCCCAGCGATCTGCTTCAACTGCTGGCTTCCGTTGGTTTCCTCGTGATCGGTGGCCGCTTGCTGGTTCCTCTCGTCCGTGATGGTGAAGCCAACTCGGACGGGGATCAAACTTCTGAGTCCTAA
- a CDS encoding TMEM165/GDT1 family protein, whose protein sequence is MTREQTSPESRSFAAVLFSTFTTVFVAELGDKTQLATLLLSAQSGSPVLVFIGAALALISSSLVGVLVGQWLAKTLPPERLELMAGVLMVALGIWLGLQAASSLWLNAAS, encoded by the coding sequence TTGACGAGAGAGCAAACAAGCCCTGAGTCGCGCAGCTTTGCTGCCGTGCTGTTCAGCACCTTCACCACAGTGTTTGTGGCTGAACTGGGCGACAAAACCCAGTTGGCAACGCTGTTGCTCTCGGCCCAGTCCGGCTCTCCTGTTCTGGTGTTCATCGGTGCCGCGCTGGCGTTGATTTCATCCAGCCTTGTGGGCGTTCTCGTCGGTCAATGGTTGGCCAAAACCCTTCCGCCTGAGCGTCTTGAACTGATGGCTGGGGTGCTGATGGTGGCGCTCGGCATCTGGCTCGGTCTTCAGGCCGCCAGCTCCCTTTGGCTCAATGCAGCGAGCTGA
- a CDS encoding YkgJ family cysteine cluster protein, protein MSRETPQWSCIKHCGACCRLAPEERADALAALNEEQQRTYLAMVGPDGWCIHYDTGSQRCTIYEERPDFCRVSGLGRLFDVPDDQFDAFAITCCQQQIRSTYGGRSGVMRRFKHAQTAGGSVDERANKP, encoded by the coding sequence ATGAGCCGAGAAACGCCGCAATGGTCCTGCATCAAACACTGTGGAGCCTGTTGCCGACTCGCTCCGGAGGAACGGGCTGATGCCCTGGCGGCCTTGAACGAAGAGCAACAACGCACCTATCTGGCCATGGTTGGCCCTGACGGCTGGTGCATCCACTACGACACGGGCAGTCAGCGCTGCACGATTTATGAGGAGCGTCCTGATTTTTGTCGTGTCAGTGGTCTAGGCCGTCTTTTTGACGTTCCCGATGATCAGTTCGATGCCTTCGCCATCACCTGTTGCCAACAACAGATCCGTAGCACCTATGGCGGCCGCAGTGGCGTGATGCGTAGGTTCAAGCACGCTCAGACCGCGGGAGGTTCTGTTGACGAGAGAGCAAACAAGCCCTGA
- the psb30 gene encoding photosystem II reaction center protein Ycf12/Psb30, protein MGFDIHLIANFAALAMITIAGPAVIFILFYRRGAL, encoded by the coding sequence ATGGGCTTTGACATTCACCTGATCGCCAACTTTGCCGCCCTGGCGATGATCACCATTGCCGGTCCCGCTGTCATCTTCATCCTCTTCTACCGCCGCGGCGCACTCTGA
- the recJ gene encoding single-stranded-DNA-specific exonuclease RecJ gives MPAVPLHWSWSLPAVVEPSPLQGLNLPLSLRCVLRRRGFSSTSEAESFLSPGDLPPTRDHFPDLEQACTRLVAACRSRERIAICGDYDADGMTSTALLLRALAPLGAEPEPAIPSRMEEGYGLNPAMVQRLFDDGVRLLVTVDNGVAAREALELAATLSMQVIVTDHHTIPAQRPPMTALIHPATTPDGSPYRGLAGVGLAYVLAHAVADVLNKPEAIRVARDLFCIGTVADMAPLVGANRSWLLEGLNHLHRSECKGVQALQRLAGLGERPLTAEDIGFQLAPRINAVGRLGEPRLVVDLLTAEDPDSAMALARRCDDYNRQRRDLCDAIEAEAVALVEAESSDALPSFLLLAQSHWHHGVIGIVAARLMERYHRPTALLAGDGDGSLRASVRGPIGFAVDRALSHCSDLLTRFGGHPAAGGFTVKAEFVHALHERLCAEADGWLMTQAQGRPVQPDALLQLQDVNWDLWRHLQSLAPFGIGHPKPLFWSRGVSVEDRRDLKGGHLALTLRQGESERRAIAWRWDPAAPVPACCDVAYSISINRWQGEQRLQLELKAIRAHTALVLIDRGTRQYTAQLTETSGLKLTNGEGETIQANIQQEQSLTSDNDLARDQRVIQLIEEACLGLGLRP, from the coding sequence TTGCCGGCTGTTCCGCTGCATTGGTCTTGGTCCCTTCCAGCCGTGGTGGAACCATCGCCATTGCAAGGGCTTAATTTGCCGCTGTCGCTGCGCTGTGTGCTGCGGCGCAGGGGATTCAGCTCCACATCCGAGGCAGAGAGCTTTCTCTCCCCTGGTGATCTACCGCCCACACGTGATCATTTCCCCGATCTCGAGCAGGCCTGTACGCGCTTGGTAGCGGCCTGCCGTTCCCGTGAACGCATTGCCATCTGTGGTGATTACGACGCCGATGGGATGACGAGCACAGCCTTGCTGTTGCGGGCGTTGGCCCCGTTGGGTGCTGAGCCGGAACCCGCCATCCCCTCGCGGATGGAGGAGGGATATGGCCTCAATCCCGCCATGGTGCAGCGGCTCTTCGACGATGGCGTGCGGCTGCTGGTCACCGTTGATAACGGTGTTGCCGCGAGGGAAGCCCTCGAACTGGCCGCAACTTTGTCGATGCAGGTGATCGTGACCGATCACCACACGATCCCGGCGCAACGGCCGCCCATGACCGCGCTCATTCACCCGGCCACCACCCCGGACGGCTCGCCTTACCGCGGACTCGCCGGAGTGGGGCTGGCCTATGTGCTGGCCCATGCCGTTGCCGATGTGCTGAACAAACCAGAAGCGATCCGCGTGGCCCGGGATCTGTTTTGCATCGGCACGGTGGCCGATATGGCTCCTCTGGTGGGGGCCAACCGCAGTTGGTTGCTGGAGGGGCTGAACCACCTGCATCGTTCCGAGTGCAAGGGCGTGCAAGCGCTTCAGCGCCTGGCGGGTCTCGGGGAACGTCCGCTGACGGCAGAAGACATCGGGTTTCAGCTTGCACCGCGCATCAATGCAGTGGGCCGCCTTGGGGAACCGAGGCTTGTGGTGGATCTGCTCACGGCTGAAGATCCTGATTCAGCGATGGCCCTCGCACGCCGTTGTGATGATTACAACCGCCAGCGACGGGATCTCTGCGACGCGATTGAAGCGGAGGCCGTGGCGCTGGTGGAAGCGGAGTCCAGTGACGCTCTCCCCTCATTCCTGCTGTTGGCGCAAAGCCACTGGCACCACGGGGTGATTGGCATTGTTGCTGCGCGGCTGATGGAGCGCTATCACCGCCCAACCGCTCTTCTGGCCGGAGATGGAGATGGAAGTCTGCGGGCTTCGGTACGGGGACCCATCGGCTTCGCGGTGGATCGTGCCCTCTCCCATTGCAGTGATCTGCTAACCCGCTTTGGAGGCCATCCCGCTGCCGGGGGATTCACCGTTAAAGCGGAATTCGTGCATGCCCTGCATGAGCGCCTCTGCGCCGAAGCCGATGGCTGGTTGATGACCCAGGCCCAGGGGCGTCCCGTGCAACCCGACGCTCTGCTGCAGTTGCAGGATGTGAACTGGGATCTGTGGCGCCACCTGCAATCCCTGGCCCCCTTCGGCATCGGTCATCCCAAACCGCTGTTCTGGTCACGGGGGGTGAGCGTTGAGGATCGGCGCGACCTCAAAGGAGGACACCTGGCCCTGACGCTGCGCCAGGGTGAAAGTGAGCGTCGCGCCATCGCCTGGCGATGGGATCCAGCGGCGCCTGTTCCCGCATGTTGTGACGTGGCTTACAGCATTTCGATCAACCGTTGGCAGGGTGAACAGCGTCTGCAGCTGGAGCTCAAGGCCATCCGTGCCCATACGGCGTTGGTGTTGATCGACCGCGGCACACGGCAGTACACCGCCCAGTTGACGGAAACCTCAGGGCTGAAGCTCACCAATGGCGAGGGTGAGACGATTCAGGCGAACATTCAACAAGAACAATCCCTCACCAGCGACAACGATCTGGCGAGGGATCAGCGGGTGATTCAGTTGATCGAGGAAGCCTGCCTCGGGTTGGGGCTACGTCCTTAA
- a CDS encoding HAD-IA family hydrolase produces the protein MPLLLLKVNRLSAVFWDVDGTLADTEMDGHRPAFNMAFQELDLPFVWDEALYNRLLAIPGGLRRVKLHAETCGVHLSQNQLDQVRDRKRVHYLERVRQGHVHLRPGVKRLLQELNRAGVQQWIVTSSGSASVMALLEQIQKQIPSFDGVVTSDDVASGKPAPDGYRLALERSGANSAASLAVEDSAAGLSAARAAGLRCLLTPSPWDADALRESGGEAAAVLNHLGDPGQPATVLSGASCQEGAVTLKYLEYLLSVPDR, from the coding sequence GTGCCGTTGCTGCTCCTCAAGGTGAACAGGCTTTCAGCGGTCTTCTGGGATGTGGATGGCACCTTGGCCGACACGGAAATGGACGGTCATCGACCGGCCTTCAACATGGCCTTCCAGGAACTGGATCTTCCCTTTGTTTGGGATGAAGCGCTCTACAACAGGCTGCTGGCGATTCCTGGCGGGCTGCGCAGGGTGAAACTCCACGCTGAAACATGCGGGGTGCATCTCAGCCAGAACCAACTGGACCAGGTGCGTGATCGCAAACGCGTCCATTACCTGGAACGGGTCCGCCAAGGACATGTGCATCTCCGTCCCGGAGTGAAGAGGCTTTTGCAGGAGTTGAACAGGGCCGGCGTGCAGCAGTGGATCGTCACCTCCAGCGGATCGGCCTCGGTGATGGCTCTGCTGGAACAGATCCAGAAGCAAATCCCCAGCTTCGATGGGGTGGTGACATCGGATGACGTTGCTTCGGGAAAGCCAGCACCGGACGGCTACCGACTCGCTCTCGAACGCAGTGGGGCCAACAGTGCTGCCAGCCTTGCCGTCGAAGATTCTGCAGCAGGTCTTTCGGCGGCAAGAGCCGCAGGTCTGCGTTGTCTGCTGACCCCTTCCCCCTGGGATGCCGATGCTCTGCGTGAGTCCGGAGGCGAGGCTGCTGCGGTGTTGAATCACCTGGGGGACCCTGGACAGCCAGCAACCGTGCTTTCCGGTGCCTCTTGCCAGGAGGGGGCAGTAACGCTGAAGTATCTGGAGTACCTGCTGTCGGTGCCGGATCGATGA
- a CDS encoding DUF565 domain-containing protein, with protein MSSIQRTRLAGLQNAWGAGIRRYWSGPWWRRSASLLLLLFGFFIGSNLPVYILDAVELRTYTAFYALIACELMVLGRRRLPWLDNLRLGFVYAVVLEAFKVGS; from the coding sequence ATGAGCTCAATCCAGCGCACACGTCTGGCGGGGCTTCAGAACGCGTGGGGCGCTGGGATCCGGCGGTACTGGTCTGGCCCCTGGTGGCGTCGCAGCGCTTCGTTGCTGCTGCTGCTGTTCGGATTTTTCATCGGCAGCAACCTTCCCGTCTACATCCTGGATGCTGTTGAACTCAGGACGTACACGGCGTTCTATGCCCTCATCGCCTGTGAATTGATGGTTCTTGGGCGCCGTCGTCTTCCCTGGCTGGACAACCTCCGGCTTGGATTTGTTTACGCCGTTGTTCTGGAGGCGTTCAAAGTTGGATCCTGA